A single window of [Clostridium] hylemonae DSM 15053 DNA harbors:
- a CDS encoding LytR/AlgR family response regulator transcription factor has product MKIAVCEDNNKERKALCEQIKTAMARQDVEAEIEEFGTAEELLKAAKKIFFSMFFLDFLLPGISGMDAALKLRREGNYSPVVFTTVTKDYLSQSFSSVWAVHYLLKPVEQEGVDEAFFRALKVLEGAEKSLKIMVSRHFERIPYSDIYYIEGNNRNCIVHTRTGTYNPYESVQGMTEKLADSRFLRSHRSYVINLDHVIAVQRGKAVMRDDMLIPIRRGETELVRRAWEERKFEIVGRNA; this is encoded by the coding sequence ATGAAAATTGCAGTCTGTGAAGATAACAATAAGGAGCGGAAAGCGCTCTGTGAACAGATAAAAACAGCGATGGCACGCCAGGACGTGGAAGCGGAGATTGAGGAATTTGGCACTGCTGAAGAGCTTTTGAAGGCTGCAAAGAAAATCTTCTTTTCCATGTTTTTTCTGGATTTCCTTCTGCCGGGGATATCCGGCATGGATGCTGCTTTGAAACTGCGCCGGGAGGGCAATTACTCGCCGGTGGTGTTCACCACCGTTACAAAGGACTATCTGTCCCAAAGCTTTAGTAGTGTGTGGGCAGTGCATTATCTTCTGAAGCCCGTGGAACAAGAGGGCGTGGATGAGGCGTTTTTCCGTGCGCTTAAAGTGTTGGAAGGGGCGGAAAAGTCACTGAAGATCATGGTGTCCCGGCATTTTGAACGTATCCCGTATTCCGACATTTATTATATTGAGGGAAACAACCGGAATTGTATAGTACATACGAGAACCGGTACGTACAACCCGTATGAATCCGTGCAGGGGATGACGGAAAAACTTGCAGACAGCCGCTTTCTGCGCAGCCACCGAAGCTATGTCATCAACCTTGACCATGTGATCGCGGTGCAGAGGGGCAAAGCTGTCATGCGTGACGATATGCTGATTCCCATCCGCAGGGGTGAAACAGAGTTGGTCCGCCGCGCATGGGAGGAGAGAAAATTCGAGATCGTGGGCAGGAATGCGTAA
- a CDS encoding FGGY-family carbohydrate kinase, whose amino-acid sequence MSEKYIISIDQSTQGTKALLFDGSGSLIRRTDKPHRQIVNEKGWVSHDPEEIYHNTIEVVTRLVTESGIAKEQIAGVGISNQRETSLAWERSTGAPLGQAIVWQCARAADICERVEKLGAAEQIRARTGMNLSPYFPASKIAWILEHVDGAKEKAAAGDICHGTIDSWLIYRLTGRTSYKTDYSNASRTQFFNIFTLRWDEEICGLFGIDPANLAEVCDSNADFGETDFEGLLPRPVPIHGVLGDSHGSLFGQGCRKPGMIKSTYGTGSSIMMNIGEEPVLSTHGVVTSLAWSMSGKVNYVLEGNLNYTGAVITWLKDDLKLISSPQETEALAREAVKDDRLYLVPAFSGLGAPYWDSRAAAAIVGMTRTTGRAEVARAGVECIAYQITDIVKAMSEDAKVKVEELRVDGGPTRNSYLMQFQSDIAEAAVQVPDSEELSGIGPAYAAGLALGVWDERIFNKLKRVKYEPKMDGALRDRKYEGWKSAVSSVLTK is encoded by the coding sequence ATGTCAGAAAAATACATTATCAGTATAGACCAGAGCACGCAGGGGACAAAGGCCCTTCTCTTTGACGGGAGCGGAAGTCTCATCCGGAGAACGGATAAGCCCCACAGGCAGATCGTGAATGAAAAGGGATGGGTCTCCCACGATCCGGAGGAGATCTACCACAATACCATTGAGGTGGTAACGCGGCTTGTGACGGAGTCCGGCATTGCGAAGGAGCAGATCGCCGGTGTCGGCATCAGCAACCAGCGGGAGACGTCCCTTGCGTGGGAGCGCTCCACCGGCGCCCCTCTCGGGCAGGCCATCGTCTGGCAGTGCGCCAGGGCCGCGGATATCTGTGAGCGGGTGGAGAAGCTCGGCGCGGCGGAGCAGATTCGCGCCAGGACCGGCATGAACCTGTCCCCCTACTTCCCGGCCTCCAAGATCGCCTGGATCCTGGAACACGTGGACGGGGCAAAGGAGAAGGCGGCCGCGGGCGATATCTGCCACGGCACCATCGACAGCTGGCTCATCTACAGACTGACGGGCAGAACGTCCTACAAGACGGATTACTCCAACGCATCGAGGACCCAGTTCTTTAACATCTTCACGCTGCGCTGGGATGAGGAGATCTGCGGCCTGTTCGGCATCGACCCGGCCAACCTGGCTGAGGTGTGCGACTCCAACGCCGACTTCGGAGAGACGGACTTTGAGGGGCTGCTCCCGAGGCCCGTGCCGATACACGGGGTGCTGGGCGATTCCCACGGCTCCCTGTTCGGCCAGGGCTGCCGGAAGCCGGGCATGATAAAGTCCACGTACGGAACCGGCTCCTCGATCATGATGAACATCGGGGAAGAACCGGTGCTCAGCACCCACGGGGTCGTGACCTCTCTGGCGTGGAGCATGAGCGGGAAGGTGAACTACGTGCTGGAAGGGAACCTGAACTACACCGGAGCAGTCATCACCTGGCTGAAGGACGACTTGAAACTCATCAGCTCCCCGCAGGAGACGGAAGCGCTGGCGCGGGAGGCGGTGAAGGACGACCGGCTGTATCTCGTCCCGGCCTTCTCGGGCCTTGGAGCGCCGTACTGGGACAGCCGCGCGGCGGCGGCCATCGTCGGGATGACGAGGACGACGGGAAGAGCGGAAGTGGCGCGGGCAGGAGTGGAATGTATCGCCTACCAGATCACGGACATCGTAAAAGCGATGAGCGAGGACGCGAAGGTAAAAGTGGAGGAGCTGCGTGTGGACGGAGGTCCGACGAGAAACAGCTACCTGATGCAGTTCCAGAGCGATATTGCGGAGGCCGCGGTACAGGTGCCGGATTCAGAAGAACTGTCGGGCATCGGCCCGGCGTACGCGGCAGGACTTGCCCTCGGCGTGTGGGACGAGCGCATTTTCAATAAGTTAAAGCGGGTAAAATATGAGCCGAAAATGGACGGCGCATTAAGAGACAGAAAATATGAAGGCTGGAAATCAGCAGTGTCTTCCGTATTGACAAAATAA
- a CDS encoding ribokinase — MKVLNFGSLNLDYVYSVDHMVTPGETLASYGMNVFCGGKGLNQSIALAKAGVTVYHAGMIGEEGDILLKTCRDGGVKADYIRKIEGRSGHTIIQVDKTGQNCILLYGGANQSITKEYVDEVLAHFEKGDILLLQNEVNMLDYIIDSAYEKGLMIILNPSPYNSALDRCDFNKISMFLLNEIEGAQVTGEEDTDKILAKLKEIYPDAKVVLTLGGDGSVYQYKEEICRQGIFKVKAVDTTAAGDTFTGYFISSIIEGMSVPAGLELAARASAIAVSREGATASIPLKEEVLNTEL, encoded by the coding sequence ATGAAAGTTTTGAATTTTGGATCTTTAAATTTAGATTATGTATATTCCGTCGACCATATGGTGACGCCGGGGGAAACCCTGGCGTCTTATGGTATGAATGTTTTCTGCGGCGGAAAGGGACTGAACCAGTCCATCGCCCTTGCCAAGGCCGGGGTAACGGTCTACCATGCAGGTATGATCGGCGAGGAAGGAGATATTCTCCTTAAAACATGCCGTGATGGCGGCGTAAAAGCAGATTACATCAGAAAAATCGAAGGCAGGTCGGGCCACACGATCATACAGGTGGATAAAACCGGGCAGAACTGTATTCTGCTGTACGGCGGCGCGAACCAGAGCATCACGAAAGAGTATGTGGACGAAGTGCTTGCCCACTTTGAGAAAGGGGATATTCTGCTTCTGCAAAATGAAGTCAATATGCTTGACTATATCATCGACTCTGCTTACGAGAAGGGACTCATGATCATACTGAATCCATCGCCGTATAACAGCGCGCTTGACAGATGCGACTTCAATAAGATATCTATGTTTCTGTTAAATGAGATTGAAGGAGCGCAGGTGACCGGGGAGGAGGATACAGATAAGATCCTCGCGAAATTAAAAGAAATATATCCGGACGCAAAGGTTGTGCTGACGCTCGGCGGCGACGGCTCTGTCTACCAGTATAAGGAAGAGATCTGCCGTCAGGGAATCTTTAAAGTAAAAGCAGTGGATACGACTGCGGCCGGTGATACGTTCACCGGGTATTTCATCTCTTCTATCATAGAGGGGATGTCCGTACCGGCCGGTCTCGAGCTGGCGGCCAGAGCTTCCGCCATCGCAGTGTCGCGGGAAGGTGCCACGGCATCCATCCCGCTGAAAGAGGAAGTGCTGAATACAGAGTTATAA
- the rbsD gene encoding D-ribose pyranase — protein sequence MKKRGIINAQLAGLIAGLGHKDLFMIADGGMPIPKGVELVDLALCGGVPTYRQVMDAVLGETEVEAYTLAEEIVEKNPKLLAYIREKLPDADVEMISHVELKKMSGGIKFAVRTGEFTPYPNIILRAGVAFPA from the coding sequence ATGAAAAAAAGGGGCATTATTAATGCGCAGCTTGCGGGGCTGATCGCGGGTCTCGGGCACAAGGACTTATTTATGATCGCGGACGGCGGCATGCCGATCCCAAAAGGGGTAGAGCTCGTAGATCTGGCTCTGTGCGGAGGGGTGCCGACTTACCGGCAGGTGATGGATGCGGTTCTCGGCGAGACGGAAGTGGAAGCGTATACGCTTGCGGAGGAAATTGTAGAGAAAAATCCAAAGCTGCTGGCCTATATCAGGGAAAAGCTCCCTGACGCGGACGTTGAGATGATAAGCCATGTGGAGCTTAAAAAGATGTCCGGGGGCATCAAGTTTGCCGTCCGCACAGGGGAGTTTACACCGTACCCAAACATTATATTAAGGGCCGGGGTGGCATTCCCGGCGTAG
- a CDS encoding ABC transporter permease, translated as MAAKQKSGNNKLMMTLLKGRTFIVLIILLIFFSITADNFLSAGALLTVAKHVALYGILAIGMTYVIITGGIDLSVGSVAGLAGMIAGGLIQEGLTLKMFGVTLYFSVPMIVLITVLLGALMGMINGLVITKCNVAPFIATLGTMYIWRGFANIRSNGATFSEISGSEGLGNTGFEVFGRNLGGTSIPCGVLILAIIAVVAGLILKKTPFGWHVLSIGGNEKASKLSGIKVDRVKIWVYAFSGFCSAVVGIIATSQLVSATPKTGESWEMNAIAASVLGGTSMAGGVGTIGGTIVGAFVIGVINDGMTMCGVTEFWQKIIRGLVIIIAVIIDQVQRNLQAKMALQARNENK; from the coding sequence ATGGCAGCGAAACAAAAATCAGGAAATAATAAGTTAATGATGACCCTTTTAAAGGGCCGTACATTCATTGTATTGATCATTCTGCTCATATTCTTCAGTATCACAGCAGATAACTTCTTAAGTGCGGGCGCGCTTCTGACCGTGGCAAAGCACGTGGCGCTTTACGGGATCCTTGCGATCGGTATGACCTACGTCATCATCACCGGCGGCATCGATCTTTCCGTAGGTTCTGTGGCAGGCCTGGCCGGAATGATAGCCGGCGGTCTCATACAGGAAGGCCTCACACTTAAGATGTTCGGCGTAACCTTATACTTCAGCGTTCCCATGATCGTTCTTATCACCGTACTTCTCGGAGCGCTGATGGGTATGATCAACGGCCTTGTCATCACAAAATGTAATGTGGCGCCTTTCATCGCCACACTTGGCACAATGTATATCTGGCGCGGATTTGCAAATATCCGTTCCAACGGCGCCACCTTTTCGGAAATATCCGGAAGCGAAGGACTTGGCAATACCGGATTTGAAGTATTCGGCCGAAACCTTGGCGGGACATCGATCCCGTGCGGCGTTCTCATACTCGCCATCATCGCCGTCGTTGCAGGACTCATATTAAAGAAGACACCATTTGGATGGCATGTATTATCCATCGGAGGAAACGAGAAAGCATCCAAGCTGTCCGGTATCAAAGTTGACAGAGTAAAGATCTGGGTATACGCATTCTCAGGCTTCTGCTCCGCAGTTGTAGGTATCATCGCCACATCACAGCTCGTATCCGCCACGCCAAAGACTGGTGAATCCTGGGAAATGAACGCGATCGCCGCATCCGTACTCGGCGGAACATCCATGGCCGGAGGCGTCGGAACTATCGGCGGTACGATCGTAGGCGCGTTCGTTATCGGCGTCATCAACGACGGTATGACAATGTGCGGTGTAACAGAGTTCTGGCAGAAGATCATCAGAGGTCTCGTGATCATCATCGCCGTGATCATTGACCAGGTACAGAGGAACCTTCAGGCAAAGATGGCACTGCAGGCACGGAACGAAAATAAATAG
- a CDS encoding sugar ABC transporter ATP-binding protein yields the protein MGETYKCRDDVFLHAEKISKIYPGTKALDEVSFDLLKGKVNVLIGENGAGKSTLMKMIAGIEQPNEGKMYIGDREVFFKNTTEARKHGIGIIHQELSLFPNLNVYQNIYMNKEKTKGKVALDNKTHMEGAKKVLERLEHPLDLHAKVGELRVGQQQMIEIARNLVEDDLKVLIMDEPTSSLSQQEVKVLFKIMRELTAAGISIVYISHRLEEIMEIGDHVTILRDGKYVADADVKEIDVPWIVHQMTGGAKSYPKRDREVDWNKVENVLEVKDLCLPKAGGGYLVDHLDFELKKGEVLGIYGLMGAGRSEVFECLMGLHPEHTGQVFMNGKELNIKSISQQIDNGFALIPEDRQAQGLVQTLDIEKNCALSALKRYKKGPFLDSKKEAEKVEQEIKDIQIKVADKKLPILSLSGGNQQKVVIGKGILTEPKILLMDEPSRGIDIGAKTEVFDIINKYAEEGLSIIVISSELQEIVSIADRVIVLSNGIKTGEFFGDEIQQDTLVLASYKGHHIEEKES from the coding sequence ATGGGTGAGACATATAAGTGCAGGGACGATGTATTTCTCCATGCAGAAAAAATAAGTAAGATCTACCCCGGTACAAAAGCGCTCGATGAAGTGTCATTTGACCTTTTAAAAGGAAAAGTAAATGTGCTCATCGGAGAAAACGGCGCCGGTAAATCCACTCTGATGAAAATGATCGCCGGGATCGAACAGCCAAATGAAGGTAAAATGTACATCGGAGACAGGGAAGTATTCTTTAAAAATACGACAGAGGCCAGAAAGCACGGAATCGGCATCATTCACCAGGAGCTGAGCCTGTTTCCGAATCTGAACGTATACCAGAACATTTACATGAACAAAGAGAAGACAAAAGGAAAGGTCGCCCTGGACAATAAGACGCACATGGAAGGCGCCAAAAAAGTGCTGGAGCGGCTGGAGCACCCGCTTGATCTGCATGCAAAAGTCGGAGAGCTCCGCGTGGGCCAGCAGCAGATGATCGAGATCGCGCGAAACCTTGTAGAGGACGACCTGAAGGTGCTCATCATGGATGAACCTACCTCTTCTCTTTCCCAGCAGGAAGTTAAAGTTCTCTTCAAGATCATGAGAGAACTGACGGCGGCGGGAATCTCTATCGTATACATATCACACAGACTGGAAGAGATCATGGAGATCGGCGACCATGTCACGATCCTCAGGGACGGCAAATACGTGGCAGACGCGGATGTCAAAGAGATCGACGTTCCGTGGATCGTCCACCAGATGACAGGCGGTGCAAAATCTTATCCAAAGAGAGACCGCGAAGTAGACTGGAACAAGGTGGAAAATGTCCTGGAAGTAAAGGACTTGTGTCTCCCGAAAGCCGGCGGTGGGTATCTCGTAGACCACCTGGATTTTGAACTTAAAAAGGGAGAAGTTCTCGGGATCTACGGTCTGATGGGCGCCGGACGCAGTGAAGTGTTTGAGTGTCTCATGGGACTGCACCCGGAACATACCGGCCAGGTATTTATGAATGGGAAGGAATTGAATATCAAATCCATTTCCCAGCAGATCGACAACGGTTTCGCGCTCATTCCTGAAGACAGACAGGCGCAGGGACTCGTGCAGACATTGGATATAGAGAAAAACTGTGCCCTGTCCGCGCTGAAAAGATATAAAAAAGGACCGTTTCTGGACAGTAAAAAGGAAGCGGAAAAAGTAGAACAAGAGATCAAAGACATCCAGATAAAAGTGGCAGATAAAAAGCTGCCGATTCTTTCCTTATCAGGTGGTAACCAGCAGAAAGTAGTTATCGGCAAAGGTATTCTGACAGAGCCGAAGATTCTGCTCATGGACGAACCAAGCCGCGGCATTGACATCGGAGCAAAGACGGAAGTGTTCGACATTATCAACAAGTATGCAGAAGAAGGGCTGTCCATTATAGTCATTTCTTCAGAGCTGCAGGAAATCGTGTCTATCGCGGACCGCGTGATCGTACTGTCAAATGGTATCAAGACAGGCGAATTCTTCGGGGACGAGATACAGCAGGATACATTGGTACTGGCTTCTTACAAGGGCCATCATATAGAGGAAAAGGAGAGTTAA
- a CDS encoding DUF2291 domain-containing protein, whose amino-acid sequence MKKRMIALALTLTLAASTLLTGCGIVKVVKIGEEGKYTGDVEFNAGDDVEAIWEESALPEMNENAVDLKEFLEESNGDLTALADEYGKYSMGDSGELSYVVKGSGTVEEVNTQSQAGYIAIKLDGYNGTEVIKIQIGPVYKGSSIRDSLSFIKFGDYKNQEQWAAVSQSINEVVAKDVVEPAKPDSLQGKTISFVGAFTVSTGSSDVLITPVVLEAE is encoded by the coding sequence ATGAAAAAGCGCATGATAGCTCTCGCACTTACGCTCACACTTGCAGCGTCCACGTTGCTTACAGGATGTGGAATTGTGAAAGTCGTTAAGATCGGGGAAGAAGGAAAATATACCGGAGATGTAGAATTTAATGCAGGGGATGACGTGGAAGCCATCTGGGAAGAATCGGCACTTCCGGAGATGAACGAAAATGCCGTTGACCTCAAAGAGTTTCTTGAGGAGTCAAACGGAGACCTGACGGCACTGGCGGACGAGTACGGCAAATACTCCATGGGTGATTCCGGGGAACTGAGCTATGTCGTAAAAGGGTCAGGCACTGTAGAAGAAGTAAATACACAGTCCCAGGCAGGTTACATAGCAATAAAGCTGGACGGCTATAACGGCACAGAGGTCATCAAGATCCAGATCGGGCCTGTATACAAAGGTTCTTCCATCCGTGATTCGTTGAGCTTTATCAAGTTCGGCGATTACAAAAACCAGGAGCAGTGGGCAGCGGTATCACAGAGCATCAATGAAGTGGTGGCAAAGGATGTTGTCGAGCCGGCGAAACCGGATTCCTTACAGGGAAAGACGATCTCATTTGTAGGAGCATTTACAGTATCGACAGGAAGTTCAGACGTTCTGATCACGCCTGTAGTTCTGGAAGCAGAATAA
- a CDS encoding D-ribose ABC transporter substrate-binding protein has translation MKGFKKVLAMLLAVAMVGAMVMGCSSKSDDSSKKEDKKEDKKTEDTKDEEALPGGGSNIIYIITPSVSNPAFKAEADTATAKAKELGYEVKAASHDDDPTKQTELFDSAIADKAAAIICDNAGADATVEAVKKAREAGIPTFLIDREINEEGVAISQIVANNYQGAKAIAEKFVEAMGEKGKYVELLGKESDTNAGVRSSAFHEVIDQYPDMEMVAQQTANWEKTEAYDKMEAMLQANPDIEGVVCGNDTMLEGVCAALQAAGKTLPVIGVDGSDEAAALIKSGDATGTALQQFAVIAEMAVEQADKYLKEGSTGLDEKQLVDCIAITSENVDKLSGFVFTE, from the coding sequence ATGAAAGGTTTCAAAAAAGTATTGGCTATGCTGCTTGCAGTAGCTATGGTCGGAGCTATGGTTATGGGATGCAGCTCCAAATCAGACGATTCTTCTAAAAAAGAAGACAAAAAGGAAGACAAGAAGACAGAGGACACAAAGGACGAGGAAGCTTTACCAGGCGGAGGCTCTAACATCATTTATATTATCACACCATCCGTATCCAACCCGGCATTCAAGGCGGAGGCTGACACAGCTACTGCAAAGGCTAAAGAACTTGGATATGAAGTAAAAGCCGCATCTCACGATGACGACCCGACGAAACAGACAGAATTATTTGACAGTGCGATCGCAGACAAAGCAGCAGCGATCATCTGTGACAACGCTGGCGCGGATGCGACAGTTGAGGCTGTAAAGAAAGCAAGAGAAGCAGGGATCCCGACATTCCTCATCGACCGTGAGATCAATGAAGAGGGCGTAGCCATCTCTCAGATCGTTGCAAACAACTACCAGGGCGCAAAAGCCATCGCTGAAAAATTTGTTGAAGCTATGGGTGAAAAAGGAAAATACGTTGAGCTGTTAGGAAAAGAATCTGACACAAACGCAGGCGTACGTTCTTCCGCTTTTCACGAAGTGATCGACCAGTATCCGGATATGGAGATGGTAGCTCAGCAGACAGCTAACTGGGAAAAGACAGAAGCTTATGACAAGATGGAAGCAATGCTTCAGGCAAACCCTGACATCGAAGGTGTTGTATGCGGTAACGATACAATGTTAGAAGGTGTATGCGCAGCGCTCCAGGCAGCCGGCAAGACACTTCCTGTTATCGGTGTGGACGGTTCCGACGAGGCGGCGGCCCTGATCAAATCAGGAGACGCTACAGGAACAGCTCTTCAGCAGTTCGCAGTTATCGCTGAGATGGCAGTAGAGCAGGCTGACAAGTATCTCAAAGAAGGTTCCACAGGATTGGATGAGAAACAGTTAGTTGACTGTATCGCTATCACATCTGAAAATGTAGACAAATTATCAGGATTTGTTTTCACAGAATAA